CTTCGCGGTGCGTTCGCACCAGCTCGCCGCCAAAGCCGCGGCCGACGGCCATTTGCAGGAAGAGATGGTGATGGTCGCGCCGCCGCCATCGTTCAAGCCGATCACCGCGGACAATGGCGTGCGCGGCGACTCGACGATGGAAAAACTCGCCAAGCTTCCGCCCGCGTTCGACCGCCAGTACGGCACCGTCACGGCCGCCAACGCGAGCTTTCTGACCGACGGCGCGTCCGCGGTGCTGCTGATGAGCGAGGAAGCGGCCCGGCGCCTTGGCTACAAGCCGCGTGGCTACATTCGCTCCTACGCGTTTTCCGGCACGGATCCGCTTGACGAAATGCTGCTCGGCCAGACCTACGCGACGCCGATCGCGCTTGCGCGCGCGGGCATCGAATTCAAGGATATCGGCGTGATTGAAATCCACGAGGCGTTCGCCGGCCAGATGATCGCGACGATCAAATTGATGGGCAGCAAGGAGTTCGGGCAAAAGCTCGGCCTGCCCGGCAAGATCGGCGACGTGGACATGGACGTCCTGAACAACTGGGGCGGCAGCCTTTCGATCGGCCATCCGTTCGGCGCGACCGGCGGACGCATGATCACGACGTGCGTCAATCGCCTCATCAAGGAAGACAAGAAATTCGGGCTCGTCTCGGCGTGCGCCCTGTCGGGCCTCGGCAACGCGACGATCATCGAGCGCGCGTGAGCGGAGGATTGAGGATTGAGGATCGAGGATTGAGGATTGAGTCCATCGCATCGCGAAAGATCTCGGTTCTGCAATGACCTTTCAGTCTTTCGGTCTTCCAGCCTTTTCCATCGATACGAACCGCGACCGTCAGGGAGCGGGTCTTTTCCATCGATACGAACCGCGACCGTCAGGGAGCGGGTCTGACAAAGGGGTGACGCGATGGCGACGGCGGAACGCGAAACGAAAAATTCGGCGCAACCGATGCGCCTGGAGAAACGCGGCGACGTGGCGCTCGTCTGGTTCGATGACCCGGCGGACAAGGTCAACAAGCTTTCGCCCGCGCTGTTTGACGTGTACGGCAAGATCATGGACGAGCTCGAAAAGGACGGCTCGGTCAAGGCGGTCGTATGGATCAGCGCGAAAGAGGGCAACTTCATCGCCGGCGCGGATGTGAATGTCTTCCGCACGATCACGTCGGCTGAGCAGGGCGCCGAGTTTGTCGCGAAGGGCAAGGAAGCGTTCGATCGCATCACGAATTCGAAGAAAGTGCAGATCGCGGCGATCGGCGGCGCGTGCCTGGGCGGCGGCCTTGAGTTCGCGCTCGCCTGCCACTATCGCATCGCGACCAGCTCCCCGAAAACGGTTTTCGGCACGCCGGAGGTGAAGCTCGGCCTTCTTCCCGCGGGAGACGGAACGCAAAAGCTTCCGCGCGTCGTGGGCCTCGCCGCCGCGCTCGACATGATGCTGACCGGCAAAAACATCTACGCACGCAAGGCCCGGTCGATGGGCCTCGTGAACGAGGTCGTCATCCCCTTCGGCCTGGATCGCACCGCCGAAATCGCCGCGCGCCGCCTCATCAAGAACGGATACCCCGATCCGAAATCGCCGACGTTGCCCGATCGCCTGATGAAGGAACTCGGCCCGCTGCGCCACATCGTGCTGAACAAGGCCAGGGAGTCGGTGCTCGCCAAGACCAAAGGCAACTACCCCGCGCCGCTCGCGATCATCGAGTGCGTCGGCGACGGACTCGACAAGGGCGTCACCGCGGGGCGCGCCACGGAATCGCGCAAGTTCGGCGAGCTGTTGGTCACCCCCGAGTCGCGCCGCCTCGTCGGGCTTTTCTTCGCCATGCAGGACAACAAAAAGCACCCGCTCGCCAGGGGCGCGAAGCCAACCGAACATGTCGGCATGCTCGGCGCGGGCCTGATGGGCGCGGGTATCGCCCTTGTCAGCTCGCAAAACGCGGATACGCCCGTGACGCTCAAGGACATCGACGCCAAGGGCCTGGCCGGCGGCGAGAAATACGTCTTTGACCGCGTGGACAAACGCTTCCGCAAAAAGGCAATCACGCGGCTTGAGCGCGACCGCATCCTCGCGCGCGTGCACGGATCGTTGATGTATGAAGACTTCGCGCGCGCCGACCTCGTCATCGAGGCGGTGTTCGAGGATCTCGATCTCAAAAAGAAGGTCATCAAGGAAGTCGAGGCGGTGACGGGGCCGGAGTGCGTTTTCGCCTCCAACACTTCCGCGCTGCCGATCGGCGAAATCGCGAAGGCGAGCAAGCGCCCGGAGACGGTGATCGGCATGCACTACTTCTCGCCCGTCGAGAAGATGCCGCTTCTCGAGGTGATCCGCGCCGAAAAAAGCGCGGACTGGGCGATCGCGAAGGCGGTGGCGTTCGGCATCCGGCAGGGCAAGACGGTCATCGTCGTCAAGGACGGGCCGGGCTTCTACACGACGCGCATCCTCGGGCCGTACATGAACGAGACGTGCGTGCTGCTCGAGGAAGGCGCGCGCATCCGCGACATCGACCGCGCGCTGACCGCGTGGGGCTATCCCGTCGGGCCGGTTGTTCTGTTCGACGAGGTCGGCATCGACGTGGCCGCGCACATCAGCGAGTTTCTGGGCGGCAAGCTTGCGGCCGAGCGGCCCTCGACGCGTACCTCGCACGCCATCCATGAGATCGCCAAGGCGGGATACTACGGACGCAAGAACCGCAAGGGCTTCTACACGTACGCCGCGCGGAAAAAGGGGCCGTTCGCGTCGCTGCCGTTCATCGGCGGATCGGGCGGCAAGGAGCCGAACGAGGAGATCTACCGCTTCTTCGGCGGCGCGAAGATCCGCAAGGACATCCCCGCGGACCAGATCGCCGAGCGCATCGCGCTTGCGATGGTGAACGAAGCCGCGCGCTGCCTGGACGAGGGCATCATCGCAAGCCCGACCGATGGCGATCTCGGCGCGATCCTCGGCCTTGGCTTCCCGCCGTTTACGGGCGGGCCGTTCCGCTACATCGACGCCGAAGGCGCGGACAAGATCGCCGATCGCTTGAAGCGCCTGGAGGAAAAGCACGGCGGCACGTTCGCCCCGGCGGACGGCATCCTCGCGAACGCGAAAAAAAGCGGGACGTATTACAAGGACTGACGTCCAATGGGGAATGGGGAATGCGGAATTGCGAATGGAATCGCAGGCACGCCATTCACCGCGGGAGACACAGAGGGCGCGGAGAATCGAAGCTTCGTGCCCCTTCACCTTTGCGTCCTTGCGTTTCGTTTGCGTCTTTGCGGTGACCTGCGATTCCATTCGTCACTCGTCACTTTTCGCTCGACACTTTCTCGTCGCCTCGCTATCGTCCTTGGGACCGCAACAACTCTCCAAGGGGCATGGCGATGGAATACCAGTTTCAGGCGAGTCAGGGTCCGGGCGTCCTCCAGATTGTCCTCATGGTCGTCTTCTATCTCTATTTCGCCTACTGCCTGTGGGTCATCGGCAAAAAGACGAACACGCCGAACGAGTGGATGGCCTGGGTGCCGCTGCTCAACATCTACTACATGTGCGTCGTCGCCGGAAAACCCGCATGGTGGCTCATTTTCTTCCTCATTCCGCTCGTCAACATCATCTTCGCGATCATCGTCTGGATGGCGATCGCCCGGGTGCGCAATAAACCCGCCTGGCTCGGCGTGCTGATCATCGTGCCGATCGCGAACCTCGTCGTACCGGCGTATATCGCGTTCTCGGATTAGCGTAAGCGGCCGCTCGCGAACGAAACG
This sequence is a window from bacterium. Protein-coding genes within it:
- a CDS encoding enoyl-CoA hydratase/isomerase family protein, which encodes MATAERETKNSAQPMRLEKRGDVALVWFDDPADKVNKLSPALFDVYGKIMDELEKDGSVKAVVWISAKEGNFIAGADVNVFRTITSAEQGAEFVAKGKEAFDRITNSKKVQIAAIGGACLGGGLEFALACHYRIATSSPKTVFGTPEVKLGLLPAGDGTQKLPRVVGLAAALDMMLTGKNIYARKARSMGLVNEVVIPFGLDRTAEIAARRLIKNGYPDPKSPTLPDRLMKELGPLRHIVLNKARESVLAKTKGNYPAPLAIIECVGDGLDKGVTAGRATESRKFGELLVTPESRRLVGLFFAMQDNKKHPLARGAKPTEHVGMLGAGLMGAGIALVSSQNADTPVTLKDIDAKGLAGGEKYVFDRVDKRFRKKAITRLERDRILARVHGSLMYEDFARADLVIEAVFEDLDLKKKVIKEVEAVTGPECVFASNTSALPIGEIAKASKRPETVIGMHYFSPVEKMPLLEVIRAEKSADWAIAKAVAFGIRQGKTVIVVKDGPGFYTTRILGPYMNETCVLLEEGARIRDIDRALTAWGYPVGPVVLFDEVGIDVAAHISEFLGGKLAAERPSTRTSHAIHEIAKAGYYGRKNRKGFYTYAARKKGPFASLPFIGGSGGKEPNEEIYRFFGGAKIRKDIPADQIAERIALAMVNEAARCLDEGIIASPTDGDLGAILGLGFPPFTGGPFRYIDAEGADKIADRLKRLEEKHGGTFAPADGILANAKKSGTYYKD
- a CDS encoding acetyl-CoA C-acyltransferase translates to MPTAKSSTPKKSTAKAGSPKKAPIPKSRPEPNGRRIAIVDGVRTPFLRAGTDFNDLMAYELGRYAVSGLLHRTALDPTLIDQVIFGNVIAEPHTANVAREVMLAADIPVKTPAYTVNEACVSAHQAICAASDQIARGYADVVIAGGTETLSDVPIRFSKVMRQKFLRANKARQATDYLKIFKDVRPKDLIPEPPAIADFFTEQSMGAACERTSRRLGITREEEDAFAVRSHQLAAKAAADGHLQEEMVMVAPPPSFKPITADNGVRGDSTMEKLAKLPPAFDRQYGTVTAANASFLTDGASAVLLMSEEAARRLGYKPRGYIRSYAFSGTDPLDEMLLGQTYATPIALARAGIEFKDIGVIEIHEAFAGQMIATIKLMGSKEFGQKLGLPGKIGDVDMDVLNNWGGSLSIGHPFGATGGRMITTCVNRLIKEDKKFGLVSACALSGLGNATIIERA
- a CDS encoding DUF5684 domain-containing protein, whose translation is MEYQFQASQGPGVLQIVLMVVFYLYFAYCLWVIGKKTNTPNEWMAWVPLLNIYYMCVVAGKPAWWLIFFLIPLVNIIFAIIVWMAIARVRNKPAWLGVLIIVPIANLVVPAYIAFSD